TATCCCCGATCCAACTTTACCAGCCAACCCCCCACCACCCCACCAACGCACAAATAAGTATGACTATAAACACTATGTCGTGTTCATAAATGTATGTGCTTATACTTATAAATAGTTTACTTcattaatttttttgcaaaagttcaatattttttggtaGCACAATGTATGAACTATTAATTGGATATctaaatgtgttttttttttcaggtagTCACTTCTTTATATTGAGAGATATTAGTTATTATACACAGCGTGTTGTGAAACATAATGAAGTTTGTAATACCTGGGATGTGTTAAGTAAGACACACATATGATATGTTTTTACGAACAAAGAATGAGGTGTTTATAGACATAGACTACTGATATTACTAATTACAAATCAGTGGCATACCATGATGCATGAACTATTAATGAGATATCTAAATGTTTTTTATGATAAGGTAGTGACTTCTTTATACTAAGAGATATTAGTTATTACACACAGCGTTTTGTGAGACATAATGAAGTTAATTCCTATGATGTGTTAAGTATGAAACGCATATGACTTGTTTTTATGAACAAAGAATGAGCTGTTTTTAGATATAAACTACAGATATTACTAATTATGAATCGCTGGAATAGCATATGTGCTTAAACATATGTATAGATAGTTCAACAGTATTGAACTTTTGTCAAAAAAGATAttgaacttttgcaaaaaagatTGATGAAGTAAACTATTTACAATTATAAGCAAATATATTGATGAACACGATATAGTGTTTACAATCATGCTTATTTTGTGCGTGGCTAGGGTGGTGAGGGGCTGGTTGAGTTGTGGGTGGGGGCCTGGCTCATTCAATTAGGTTGAGGTATGAACTAACTATTCCATACCCAGGATATGAATTAGtgttggtgtgtgtgtgtatatattgtGTGCCTGCGTGTGTGCTCATGCCACGTGCATGCATTGTTGAATGTGGTTGTGCCACTAAAAGATTGAAGTAATTAATTAATGACGCATTATCTAAATGTAGTTTCCTAATGGATTCGGATCACGTCAGCCTTAGTTGCATCCTAGCACACTGTAATGTTCTTGTGAAGTAAATATTgcaaagaaaaaacaagagaaaTTGTCAAAATCCCGTTGGCCACCAATGACAGTATTTCGTTGTTGCAGATTATACGCGAGCCAAAGGAGTTGCTTGAGATCATCCCTCTAGAGCTCCACTTTTCCTTGGAGCGAAACAAGCGGGTCCCTTGCTTCGTAAAACTAACCAACAAGACTGATGAAACTGTTGCGTTTTATTTTGGagttacaagaaaaaaaaaacaaagagagaaTCCTTTATATGCCATCTAATATTATACTTTTCCTTTTATGCGATCGAAAAAATTGATTCCCTTCCATATCACTGTTTCATCCCTTCCTTTGCCATTTTGGCTACCAAGAATTCAAGATGCCATGAACTAGTGGTGAAAAGGACGGTTTTGTCCTTGATACTTCTTTCTCTGGTCTGTATACAGAGCAGAAAACTTGAGCTTCAACCATGGCGATGGAGGTTGGCAGTATGGTAATGGGGTGGCTATTAGGCTTGCAAAAGTAGCAAAATGGAATGTTCCTGACAATATTGCAAAAGTAGCAATATGATAATGAGCTTGGACAGAATAAGAGGGGACCAATCTAACATGAGCTACAAAAAGAAGGGGCCAGATTAGCAATTCGATGGCACTTGAGTAGTGCAATGAAGTATTTCTTTAAGAACATTTCAAGATTATGGGGTTATGGCCCATTTTAGCCCTCACTAATGTCCGCCACTGGCTTGCAGTGCTCATCGTGTTGCCATTAAACATACATTCTTTGGCAGTAGAAAATGGTTTCTTATTCAGATGTTTTCCATGGCAGTACAATGTACAGCTAGAAAAACGTTCGATGCTTAGGAACGGTCGATCGCCGAATGGCATGGCATGTTCATACTTCCTCCAATCTCAGACGCATGCCGTTTTAGCCTTTCCAACAAATTCTTAAAGGAATTTTTTTCGAGCCATTAACATAAGTCTTAGCTATACCTTCCACATCATTTAGACAGTCAAAGATATAAATCTCACAACCCATAATGTCTAATAGTAGGGCTAAATATAGGCATAACTTGTAGACACTCTTATTTACCACAATGCATTGTTTTACTTATATCTTATTTCTTGGATTATGTGAACAAGCTCCTATGCAACTTTTATGCTATGTCTATGTGTAAGATTCTATGCCATGCTAATGTCTTAGAGCGTCTCTAATCATATATGTCAGCTAGCTATATGGTTCTCCTTTTAAGATTTTTGTCTAAGTGAATGAGAGATCCATATATATCAGCTAGCTATATGGTTCTCCTTTTAAGATTTTTGTCTAAGTGAATGAGAGATCCCAAGAAAAGATAGAAAAGCTAGCTTTTAATCTGTAGATAGACTGTAACATATATGAGGCATTAAATATAAGATAAAAGGTTTAATGTAATTGATtgaaataaaatataggtgGGTGGACTAATTAAAACTTTAATTATGCTATATAGCAGCAATTGGAGAGATAAGTTCTTGTATTATCTataaatcatatgaaaaaataataaataacagCTAACTATATTGTTAGAGACACTCAAGACACCACCTTACTCTATCTTCCTTTAGTTCATtgacatattattttttatcctaAATAGCTGGCTAATTAATATCTAAGATACTACTCTCTctgattacaaatatagatcattttaatctcctcaactattctctaaatataaattattctcaaacttttatatatttttttctctttcgttCCTTTCTTGTCATTGTTCAAtgaatgctaccactctcacaaattaatgaattatctttttcaatgcaaaataaataaagggcaacaagatcatttgatctactttcttaatctttgtgcacaaatctaaaacgatctacatttgtaatcggagggagtatatgtCATGGAGCATTGGGAATGGAATGGTGTGCTCTGTACTGATTGGACtcttttgtgtgtgcttttttgTGGGTGAAACCGTCTTGTCATAACTTCGTCTGTTCAGTGCTTATTGCTCCGTTTCCATTGGAAAGCACATGTCCTTACAGTACAAGATCACTCTTCACTCTTCACTCAGAAATCAAGGCATAGAACAGCAAAATACAATAATGATGTCGCCAATGTAGAATAAGCAGCAATTGAGGCGTTACTGAAGTTGTGGATTGATATATAGTGGAGATCCGGAAAAGGTCAAAGCATTGCTTTAACTCGGTGGCTCAGACATTGGTTCAAAACATGTTCAAATGACTGCATATTCGCCAGGACAACACATACTTTCAGAATCTGTCATATCCTACGACTACGGCTAAAGAACACAAACAGACGGGCTTGCATAGCCATAGTAGTCAGACGTAAACACCACTTGCAAGGAGCACGAATAGAGACCCAAAGCCCTGCGGAACAATTAAATCTAACTTAGACATGAATTGATCACCCTACGGAATTGTGAAACAACCAAAAATCTTTATAAGCCTTACCAGAAATACAGAAGCAACAGCTGCAGTTGCGATCTCCTTTGCCAGGCTACGGCTCCGCCTGGATGAAGTTGCTTCGTAACTGAAATAGACCAAACCATTAGCAAACAACTGCGGATACTAGATACTTTGCTCTCCTCATTTAAGCTCTATATAACTCTACTATCTATCATGAAATTTGAAGCATGTGGCTTCGTTCAGCAATCAATTCACAGTATTTATAATTTGTCCTTGCTTCTTTTGAATAATTAATTATGTCCTTGCAAATAGCAAGATCCTATTTACTGGCAAGCATTTTCCTCATAAAACAGATGTCAAGTTTAGTGCTACAGTTAATTCAGCAATTCCTATATCCTGCTCCTGCTTATTTCATTTTGTGCCAAGATTGTACAAAGGACATGTATAAACTATAATTGCTAGTTTGCTACTGCAATTTAATCTCGAAGATGTGATCTGGTTCTGTTTACACCATAAGGCCAGGACTAATGACCTAAAAACTGATAGAACTAGAGCCAGAGCAGGAATCTACTGGAGAGTGGTGGtcattttttatataatggaGAAGACAGAAATATGAAACAACATTGATGGAATATACAAGCCAACCAAATTCAAGTATTCAACACAAGAACAGTAACTTTGTTGATTGGGATTATGACAAGATGGGAAATCAAAGCAGAGTACATGCATAGGATGTGTATGCCAACATACAGGATACAGCATTTGACCTTCCTTCTGATAAGTGAAATCCAATTAGATTTGGAATTTTGGACAGGTACTACAAAGTCTTCTAGTCACTACAACTGCTAGACattctttttgttgcatttgttagGACCAGTTGAAAGGAAGTGATAATCCGGATAGGCATAGATTCACACAAAAAATAACAGATATAGACATATAGTCAGTTGAACTCACAACGAGTGAGTTTCACAAGTTGGTCAGAATTAGGGCCGGTGAGGTTAATCAGGTTCGTGAAACCAGCCATAACTAGGCCAGCTACCAGAAACTTGGCAAAATCAATGTCTGGTTTACCAGACAAGGTATATGGGCACTTTTCTAGAGTAAATCATGTCAAGTTACAAGACCTATATGGTGCGTGTTCTATTCTAGCAACCAAACTCTATTTTCACATATCCAGATCCTAATCCCAGGAATCCAAATTCGCCAAGAAAAAATTTCCTTCTCCACCATGCAGAAAAGAGTTCATAAGCTTCAAGTGAACTACACAACTAGCAAGGACTCAAATCCATCAAATTCCACTAGATGATGCTGCCGCAGCAAAACCCCAGACACAGGAAAAAAAACTTGACCAAAACTAAATTCACGAGATCAAGGTAATCCCTGTGTTACTGTCATCCCACATCAAACGCCTAGGGATCAATAACCTCAACGGCACCTAGCAACAGTACATCAGTCAAGATGCTACCACCTACAGGGCTACACCCATCTTGAGCAGGTTTATCCCCTACCCGTATAGGGCAGAATGCTACCACGTACAGATCAAGCCAACGAAGCAACGCATGAGATCACCGATCCGAACGTGCAGATGGATCAATTCAAGAAGCTAGCACACAACTACGCGGATCAGATCAGAGAACACTGGTTCGCACAGATCGCAAGAAGAGCGAGGTAGCAGACTCACATGAAGAAGGAGGCGGTGAGCATGAGCCCGACGGAGACCATGACGACGGCCAGCGTCGGGTACCACTCCACCGGCACGGGGCTCGAGATCGCCTTCGCCTCCTGCGACAAAATCCATCCCCAGCAGCGCGTCAGCACAGCGGGCTCGCAAAACTCTAGATCCAAGCAGGAGCTGGCGCTCGCGGGCTTACCATTCCTTCGGATCTGCTGCGGCTGCCCGtagtcgtcgtcgccgccgccgcctgcccgCCTCGTATCGTCTTCGCCGGGACGAACTGGTTGGCTACTGGGGCCTGGTGAAGCGATCGAAATCCGAAGTGATGGAGCAAGTATGTGAACAGTACGCTGCTTTAATATTACATTTGGTTTTAAAAGGACAAATTAGATGTATTTTATGTGTACGTCAGgatcaaatttaatatatatggtGGTTTTATAAGTGAATTATTATAAAATGATATGTATgttttaaagaaaataagaagataaCTTCTAACGGTAGGGAGTATTTTATCTCTCCACAAGCGTTGTCCGGGAGAGTGCTAGCCTAGAACATAGTCTTCAGGTCGAAGACTTCCTTCGCCTAAACTCAGCTTCCATCATCTGGGGCATTCTCGAAGTCTTCACCTTCTAAGCAGCAAAAAGTTGGGAAAGACAAGCGTGAGTACATTgagtactcagtaagtgtgAGAAAAATATAACATTAATGTTTAAGATAAGAAAGGCTCGACTCAGATTGACTGCATATATGACATCCTAATCTAGGACTTAGCAACTTTATTTACTATATGTGACGACACTAATATTAGAGGAACAGCTCATCAGATTTCATCTGACTACCAAACttaccagatatcccatatctaGCTACCAATTCATCGAGGCACTACAACCCGACTACCTAAAACCAACTATTCAAGATCCTCattaattatgaagaagtctaagctcactcttgactgtgaacatagctgatcgatcaattttatactctgcaaagTCTGCACAATATACCTACGAGTCGTGAAcaactcttttgccggtacccgtCAGTATCTTACACACTTTCAAGGTGTGCGtcgagagatcactacaagacgTTACAAAGCTCTCGCCGAATtgcaagcacccactaaggtttcaccgcaaATAGCGATTCCATCACTGCAAAAGCCCCCTCTTATACCACTCAACTGTCTAATGTTGCTCATAGAATCGAATGGATGGCTAATTAATCGGTcaagccgtacccatataggcctcgtgctTGCGCTTTTATGCCGGGTTACATGtccatgaaccgatccttaggatcTCAAGCAGTTACTCGCACATCACCTAATACGCACATAGTAGTCATACCAACTAAACCAACCTACCTAGATCTCTAtgttccatattgctacaaaagattacccaaactagtttatgttgcatagaccattaatcaaATTGATATTTATCCCACCCGATTTGACAACATAACTAAACATTTTAACCCTTGACACCCAACTACAACACACACGATAAAGATAATCATAGAAAGTACTAATAAACTCTAAatatgggattcatattgacaaaagCATATaattagaaagtaaaagacacacttttCTATAATAGGTTCACTGTGATCAAGGAGACTTGCCTTCAACAGTGGGATGttcaaactcttcaaaagtcTAGTCCTGCAGATTCAGAAATTGCTCGTCTTCTATTGCAATCACACACACAGAAACAAACAAGTATAAacatctaagaacagtatactAAACAGAAGCAAAGCGCTATGAAAAACCTACTAACAAATAGTACTCCTTATTATGATTGTGTGAGTGCAAGAATCATCTAAAACGGAGCtcgtatggaaaagttatgAGGATTTTAAGCTACATGGgcttttttgaaaaagaaaattggctaacttgtaaaaatagaaagttataaggacttatttgtaaattgtagggacctatttgtaaatgAGTAAAAATTCAGAGGACTGAAAGTAAAATAACAGTACTGACAGGGGTATAATTGTGAAAATAGTAAAATCTAAGGGCCTAAATGTAAGATTACCTAATTTCATAGATTAAAagatttatttttgaattgagAAATCTAATTAATACGTCAGCAGGTTGACTGGGCTCAGGTAGGTGACATGGCTTGCCACATACGACAAAAACATCCACGTGGACACATAAACCCAGTCATCAATATGGACACGTAACAAGATCCTATTGGCTAGCGAAGAGGTACGGTGATGTTCTAATCTTAACCATTGATTAAGAATTGGACGACTTACCGATTTCCTTCTTCCTCTGGGTGACGTGAAAGACGTCACGGGGCAGATGGATCTTAAGTACCAATCCCTTCTTCTATTGTAAGAGTGTTTTACCGTTGGTTTGGGATCGAATTGTGCGGatacattttttaaaaaaaaaattaaataaaaattgtaaatatgtgtttctgttttgaaaaattagagATTATTTGTCACCATACGAACTGACGATATATTTAAAGATAAGAAAAATCCTATACGTAAAAAAATATTCTTGATTGAATGGCCCGGCCCACAAGTTTGGGCACGAAAAAGTTGTTCCTTTCGTGGCCTGGCCCAACTACACTTGCGACACCTACGACCATGCCATCCATTTCAATTTCCAGCGAATTTTGGATTTGCATCAGATTCAAGTGCGATTTTCATGTCGCGAACTTTGTAACCACGTGTAAGACGATGTGCTTGCATTATAATATTTGAGTGCTTAGGGGTATTTAATTGTTGATTATGCGCCAGACTAAACACTTTCTTGCGAGCTTATGGTCCTCAAAAACCTGTGCTTTTCAAGAACATACTGACTTAAACTACTCACCAGTAGTCGGTAGCATCACAGACAAGCGAGAAGCGACGTGATACCAGTATGGTCTGCAACGCTGCCCGCGGGCAGAGGGAGAGGTGAGAGGCAGCCAAGCCGCTGGCCACTTGCAGACAAACAGCTCGGCTCACATCGAAGTGCAAAGTGCGCCAGCTCGCGTACAGCCTCAGTCCCATCTCCGGCTGCCGATGGGTCACCGGCGACGGGCGCCGGGTTCCTGTAGGCTCTCGGCTATATTCGCGAGCCTCATGCCGATGGGACAGGGACAGGGACAGGAGAGAGCACATGCAGTGCAGGCACGGCCGCGCGTCCTTCCGCCGAGTGAACTGGACTGGATGGACGCATACGCGGGAGCTGGTTTTCTTCGCCTCGTCATGCATGCCATACCGACACCGTGCGGCGCTGCCAAGAACGACCACGTTTTCACGTTCTGCTCCCTACGGGTACGGTTCTACCTTCAGATGCAGTGCCGCGCCTCATATTGACCCTCGGAGTTTTTGCTTCCGTGACTtcaaaggaggaaaaaaaagaggaatttCTAAATCTCACTGAACGTTTTAGATTGCTCGAACGTGTGAAATTTGGTGCCTCGTATTTGTACcactgactttttttttttttgcagatggGAGCACTCGCATACTCATATCAAAGGAGGTGGGCACGGGGTCCCATCAAGGTTTACAAATTCGTTTTATAGTCGGAAATCAGGATCCaccaaattttttaaattcacgaatataaaaaaattgctcaaattttTGCGAGAATTCAGCTAAATCACTCaatcaaatttgtaaaattcggtgagaatttgACTAAATCAACCAATTGGTATCCGCTCGAATTCAACCGAAAACCGATcgtattttttgaattttccaCATTGAACACATTTTGAACGAATTCTTTAAAAACAGTACAATTTTCCCGATTTGCTGAGCGCATTTCTCGAATTGCAGTgaatttcaataaaaaaacaaaaaattactcaaccttgtaaaatcaacaactaatttatctgagcttcaagtcaagtgaaacaaattttattggtttccttgtaacatgatcaacatgataaaagtatttatactcatagaaaagttgaatattttatgtgagaaaatgtattttctaaacctagttaaatgcatagttaattctttgctaatccaaaaatcataaaaccaattttgttagttttcttacatgatcctatatcttttgaAAATACATGACATCATGAAATAGCtattgtaacatgcataattgtgtaaatgtgttgcaactagattaattcataactcacccatcacacctccaagattagtaaaaccacttttattagtttacttatactatactttatgtaggaaaaataatggtagacatgaaaaaactGATTACAGTGTTgcttcttaacatgttcactttatgcttttGAACTTTGTAtaaatcatggagaaatcaagaaaactctaaataaagtaaaaCCAATTTTAatgatcctcttaagatatgctctatataaaaaaaaatatgtatttgcatgttaagttTTTTCTTAATGTGATGGGCTAAATCATCTTGTTCATACAGCCCATTTCAacctttgcttttttttttaacttcctctctataaaatatgatgcaaacgacataatttttgaaaagaaaaaaatcacataagattttaaaattatctctagtatttttagaatttttataattttttaaaaacttttaaaatttaaattaaaaaccGGTCAAATTTTGAATACGGTATGAACTAAATTGATGTAATATCACGAATATCGAGCAGTTTTTCAATAAATTTCAAACCCTGTCCGATCCCGCTTGTTCCTTGTACCACTGACCTCAGTAAAAGATTGCTGCACAGAAGAAGAAAGTTTTGTACTGCAGGAATGACAAGATAAGGGCTCTCTATAAAATAATATTGCAGTACAGAATTGAGATCTTCTGTCCTGCCGGTTCAGACCGTGTACTCGATCATGCAGTAGTAGCGAAGAGTTGCTCGCTGGTCTTTTTCACCGACTCCAGGACAAGCGAGAGGTTCGTTTGTTTATGCTCGCATTGGTTGGCATGTGGCCATCCATCAACCATCGGAAAGTTAGTGATGCGTTTGGGCGCAGTGCAGAAGAGTGctcctgctctgctctgcttttCAGACACCGGCGCCGGCAACGGCAAAGCCAGGCAGGACGGGAGAGGGGCCCATGCCTGGCACAAGAGCCCTCTATCCAAAACATGAGTCGAGTGCAGCCGCTAGTGTTGGCCGAACTGTGGTTCTGTGAACCATGCCGGtttcacattttctctttttttgctaTAAGGAAAAAGTTCGGCTGGAAAGTCTTTTAACAGCACAATATGAGAAAGAATTAGTGGATTAGAACAAGGCCAAGGAATTCCCATCACGATCAGATTCCCGTCGTAAAGGGATTCTCGTTCCTTTCAGCGTTctcaacggtttctcttcacggtttCCTTCACGACGGGGTTCCCAGGATCATTCCCTTCAAAacaggattctctcttctttcccttcgcgattcccttcgaagggaagctgttggagatgagaggaaataaagggaatggaaacagggaagggaatcgggaagggaacgaaatgaagaaaatatggttgGGATAGTCTTAAGAACAGGAAGAAACCATCTTATGATGTGTGATGGGAATCTTACGAACCCATCGCCTTTCGAGGAAAATGTCTTATGAACTCATTTCTAGCCCCAAACTGAAATCTGAAAGTGAGATGATAACCACGACATGCATCAGAGCATTAACAAGCTAAAAGGGCGCGTATTGCCTTTCCCTAAAAAGTTTACATGGAAAGGTTGAGCTCATATTACTTATAAAACAAAACTTAATTCATAAAGATTTAATAGTTCACTTGGAATGTGCCTCTTTTTTGAAAGACAAGTTGTACTTTGAGGATCTTGCGGCCCCAACTGCTTTGTTGTCTCTTCTGAAGATATCGTCAGAAGGCACTGTACAGCACCCTGCTTCGCTGGCAGATTTGGTTCGAGATTTCATTTGTTTTTCAATGTATCGAGCAACGCATTCATGTGTCCATGGGGATTTTATTTGTTCCCAATTGCTCAAGAAGGAAATGTGAGTGTATTGATCGAGTTCTATTTTATGAAAAGTGGCTGCTGAGAACACAAGTGCAATAGCATGACTGCCTGGATGCTTCTTTCTGAATCAAATAGGTTGCTTCGGTTCAAGAATACAAATATTTCCTATAACAGTGGGCTTCAGGTCATGTGTCAGATGCACAAGATAGGTTTGGCCTAacataatactattacagtaatGTACAATTCTATTGGGACTTTGACACTTGTATTTTACGTGTTGAGCCTAACGTGCTAACCGAGCGGCTCGCTAAGGATACGAGCTAACAAAGATGCTAAGCTATGCTTGTCAAATAATCGAGTCGAGTCCAACCAAGTTTTCGTTTCCAGCCCTACTCCTAACATTTAAACTATTTTCAGTCTCCTTTGTGCTTCAGCCTGTATCTGTACACAGATTTTTTTGTACGTGCATGGCAGGAGTATTGAGCAGATTGATTGCGCTTTGGAATATCTGTACTGCAGCTTCTAGTTTTTGGTTGGGAATACCTGATCCAGGACAGTGATCATCGATCCAGGGCGACAGTGGCCTTGGTCACACGCGGGCGCCAATCTTGGCGCGAGGTCATGATGCTTTGGATCGAGGGCAATGATGGTGCACGGCCTCAAATCCACCAAGGGCATCCTTTACATCCTCTTTTTAATAGTCGTCGGGATTTAATGTTCGTCGTCTGTACAACATGGTACATTTCCCCAGAGAGAGATGGCAGTTGAGCTCTATTATCTGTAAGGTTTAAGatctatgtagaatttaaagtTTATAAAATAAGATAAAGTGGTTtaactttctattttta
The sequence above is drawn from the Phragmites australis chromosome 10, lpPhrAust1.1, whole genome shotgun sequence genome and encodes:
- the LOC133883740 gene encoding uncharacterized protein LOC133883740; its protein translation is MEAKAISSPVPVEWYPTLAVVMVSVGLMLTASFFIYEATSSRRSRSLAKEIATAAVASVFLGFGSLFVLLASGVYV